Proteins encoded by one window of Thioalkalivibrio sp. XN279:
- the ppgK gene encoding polyphosphate--glucose phosphotransferase, with product MSILGIDVGGSGIKGAPVDLASGSLVTERHKMLTPQPATPMAVSAAVAEVQRRFGPAARVGVAVPAVVKHGVAYTAANIDPEWVGCDIQRLFSVALGAPVTVLNDADAAGLAEMRYGAGREVQGTVVMLTLGTGIGSAVFLDGRLVPNTEFGHMEIRGDEAEHRASAQARKNDHLSWTKWAARVSQVLVALEQLVWPDLFIIGGGVSRKSDKFLPLLKCQTRVVPAALGNDAGIVGAALAAAES from the coding sequence ATGAGCATTCTCGGCATCGATGTGGGCGGCTCCGGCATCAAGGGCGCGCCCGTGGACCTGGCCAGCGGGAGCCTCGTGACGGAACGGCACAAGATGCTCACGCCGCAGCCCGCCACGCCGATGGCGGTGTCCGCCGCGGTGGCCGAGGTCCAACGCCGCTTCGGGCCGGCCGCGCGCGTCGGGGTGGCCGTGCCGGCGGTAGTCAAGCACGGCGTGGCGTACACGGCGGCAAACATCGATCCCGAGTGGGTCGGCTGCGACATCCAGCGCCTGTTCTCGGTCGCCCTCGGGGCCCCGGTCACCGTGCTCAACGACGCCGACGCCGCCGGCCTGGCGGAGATGCGCTACGGCGCCGGGCGCGAAGTGCAGGGCACGGTGGTCATGCTGACGCTCGGCACCGGCATCGGCAGCGCCGTGTTCCTCGACGGCCGGCTGGTGCCGAACACGGAGTTCGGCCACATGGAGATCCGTGGCGATGAGGCGGAACATCGCGCCTCGGCCCAGGCGCGCAAGAATGATCACCTGTCATGGACCAAGTGGGCTGCGCGCGTCTCCCAGGTGCTGGTCGCGCTCGAACAGTTGGTGTGGCCGGACCTGTTCATTATCGGTGGCGGCGTCAGCCGCAAATCCGACAAGTTTCTCCCGCTGCTCAAGTGCCAGACCCGCGTGGTGCCGGCGGCGCTGGGCAACGACGCGGGGATCGTGGGCGCCGCGCTGGCCGCCGCGGAGAGCTGA
- a CDS encoding ATP-dependent helicase, giving the protein MSPAAVLEGLNEAQRRAVTHAAPQREGRDLGAGPLLVIAGAGTGKTMTLAHRVGHLVLAGVPPARILLLTFSRRAAREMTRRARRVVGQALADEGRGELVKMPWAGTFHSVANRLLREYASNLGLDAGFSVLDRGDAADLMDVARQDLGLADGRRRFPRKDTCLAIYSRVVNSRAGLADCLEAHWPWCTEWADELRTLFGRYVELKQAGSLLDYDDLLLWWHALMASSALAAAVGERFDHVLVDEYQDTNVLQAEILLRLKPDGRGLTVVGDDAQSIYSFRAAEVENILRFPGQFEPPAEVVALEENYRSVQPVLDAANALMRGAERQFRKALRSARPSAQKPFYVTVQDDEAQADYVIKAILAAREAGQLLRHQAVLFRASHHSDRLELELVRQNIPFVKYGGLKFLEAAHVKDLLAVLRWADNPKNRIAAFRCLQLLPGIGPAMAAKAFGWLESHGFAPQSLASWPPPPAAAPYWGGLVALLAEAGAGAGDWQAQVGRAREWYRPQLERIYEEWPVRLGDLEALEQIAAKFATREQFLTELSLDPPQATGDLAGPPLMDEDYLVLSTIHSAKGQEWDSVYILNVADGNFPSEFATGKPALIEEERRLLYVAMTRAKSALHLVAPLKYWVPQQPRHGDRHVYGARSRFIDEAMMATMEARFHGGAEPGTGATARPAEVIDVAARMRNMW; this is encoded by the coding sequence ATGTCCCCTGCCGCCGTCCTCGAGGGCCTCAACGAGGCCCAGCGCCGTGCCGTGACTCATGCTGCGCCGCAGCGTGAGGGGCGCGACCTGGGCGCGGGGCCGTTGCTGGTGATCGCCGGCGCGGGGACCGGCAAAACCATGACCCTCGCGCATCGAGTCGGACACCTGGTGCTGGCGGGAGTTCCGCCGGCCCGCATCCTGCTGCTCACCTTCAGCCGCCGCGCCGCCCGCGAGATGACGCGGCGCGCCCGGCGGGTCGTGGGCCAGGCGCTGGCGGACGAAGGCCGGGGCGAGCTGGTGAAAATGCCCTGGGCGGGCACCTTTCATTCCGTGGCCAACCGACTGCTCAGGGAATACGCATCCAACCTGGGGCTGGACGCCGGGTTCTCGGTGCTGGACCGGGGTGATGCTGCCGACCTCATGGACGTGGCGCGCCAGGACCTCGGGCTGGCGGACGGGCGGCGGCGCTTCCCGCGCAAGGACACTTGCCTCGCCATCTACTCGCGCGTGGTCAACTCCCGCGCCGGGCTGGCGGATTGCCTCGAGGCGCACTGGCCCTGGTGCACGGAATGGGCCGACGAGCTGCGCACGCTGTTCGGGCGCTATGTCGAGCTCAAGCAGGCCGGCAGCCTGCTGGACTACGACGACCTGCTGTTGTGGTGGCACGCCCTGATGGCATCGTCGGCGCTGGCGGCGGCGGTGGGCGAGCGCTTCGACCACGTCCTGGTGGACGAGTACCAGGACACCAACGTGCTGCAGGCGGAGATCCTGCTGCGACTGAAACCGGACGGCCGCGGCCTCACGGTAGTCGGCGATGACGCCCAGAGCATCTATTCCTTCCGCGCAGCCGAGGTGGAGAACATCCTGCGTTTCCCCGGCCAGTTCGAGCCGCCGGCGGAGGTCGTCGCGCTGGAGGAGAACTACCGCTCGGTGCAGCCGGTGCTCGATGCCGCCAATGCCCTGATGCGCGGCGCCGAGCGGCAGTTCCGCAAGGCGCTGCGCTCGGCGCGACCTTCGGCGCAGAAGCCGTTCTACGTTACGGTGCAGGACGACGAGGCCCAGGCCGATTACGTCATCAAGGCCATTCTCGCTGCGCGCGAGGCCGGACAGCTGCTGCGGCACCAGGCCGTGCTGTTCCGCGCCAGTCATCACAGTGACCGGCTCGAACTGGAACTCGTGCGGCAGAACATCCCCTTCGTGAAATACGGCGGACTGAAGTTCCTCGAGGCCGCGCACGTGAAGGATCTCCTCGCCGTGCTGCGCTGGGCCGACAACCCGAAGAACCGGATTGCGGCCTTCCGCTGCCTGCAGCTGTTGCCGGGCATCGGCCCGGCCATGGCGGCGAAAGCCTTCGGCTGGCTGGAATCGCACGGTTTCGCGCCGCAATCGCTGGCATCATGGCCGCCGCCGCCGGCCGCGGCGCCCTACTGGGGCGGGCTGGTGGCGCTGCTGGCCGAGGCCGGGGCGGGCGCCGGCGACTGGCAGGCACAGGTCGGACGCGCGCGCGAGTGGTACCGGCCCCAGCTGGAGCGCATCTACGAGGAATGGCCGGTGCGCCTCGGCGATCTCGAGGCGCTGGAGCAGATCGCGGCGAAATTCGCCACGCGCGAGCAGTTCCTCACCGAGCTGTCGCTCGACCCGCCGCAGGCTACCGGCGACCTCGCCGGGCCGCCGCTCATGGACGAGGACTACCTGGTGCTGTCGACCATCCACTCCGCCAAGGGCCAGGAGTGGGACTCGGTGTACATTCTCAACGTCGCGGACGGCAACTTTCCCTCGGAGTTCGCCACCGGCAAGCCGGCGCTGATCGAGGAAGAGCGGCGGCTGTTGTACGTGGCCATGACGCGCGCGAAGTCGGCGCTGCACCTGGTCGCGCCGCTGAAGTACTGGGTGCCGCAACAGCCGCGGCACGGCGACCGGCACGTGTATGGTGCGCGCAGCCGGTTCATCGACGAGGCGATGATGGCGACCATGGAGGCGCGCTTCCATGGCGGCGCGGAACCCGGGACCGGCGCGACGGCGCGGCCGGCGGAAGTGATCGACGTAGCGGCGCGCATGCGCAATATGTGGTGA
- a CDS encoding M3 family metallopeptidase — protein sequence MSRLFALPFALAAAAVLGAGATHVVAAEQPAAVDTAAANPFFAASTLPYKVPPFDQIRDEHYLPAFERGMAEELAQIEAIANNPQAPTFENTIVAMEQTGEVLARVSRVFFNLNSAHTNPAMQDVQKTVSPQLAAHRDAIFLNPKLFARVEALHAERDELGLDPESLRLLERYYIDFVRAGARLSEEDKDKLRAINAELASLGTTFAQNVLRETLDSAVIVDTAAELDGFSDAQIRAAAAAATARGHEGKYLISLQNTSGQPPLALLTNRALRQRIHEASVNRGARDNEHDNRPVVARVAALRAEHAALLGYDSHAAYVLENATAGTPAAVNAMLAGLAPAAVANARKEAADIQALIDAQGGDFQLQAWDWDFYAEQVKQARYDLDPAELRAYFELESVLNNGVFYAANKVFGLTFKPRPDLPLYHPDARAWEVFEADGKPLGIFIGDFYARDSKRGGAWMNAYVPQSGLLGTMPVVANHQNIPKPPEGEPTLMTFDEVTTMFHEFGHALHGLFSNVRYPRFSGTSVPRDFVEFPSQVNEMWADWPEVLANYARHYETGELLPKEMLQKALEAQQFNEGYRTTEYVAASLLDQAWHQRAAGKVPTDTIAFEKQVLAETGMNFAPVPPRYRSTYFSHIMGGYSAGYYSYIWSEVLDADAVAWFKENGGMKRENGEHFRATLLSRGGSKEAMDLYRDFAGRDPEIRHLLERRGLTAGE from the coding sequence ATGAGCCGACTTTTCGCGCTTCCCTTCGCTCTCGCCGCAGCCGCCGTGCTCGGCGCCGGCGCCACGCACGTCGTTGCGGCCGAGCAGCCGGCCGCGGTCGACACGGCCGCCGCCAACCCGTTTTTTGCCGCGAGCACCCTGCCCTACAAGGTGCCGCCGTTCGACCAGATCCGCGACGAGCATTACCTGCCGGCTTTCGAGCGCGGCATGGCGGAAGAACTGGCCCAGATCGAGGCCATCGCCAACAACCCGCAGGCGCCGACCTTCGAGAACACCATCGTCGCGATGGAGCAGACCGGCGAGGTCCTCGCCCGCGTGTCGCGCGTGTTCTTCAACCTGAACTCGGCCCATACCAACCCGGCCATGCAGGATGTGCAGAAGACCGTGTCGCCGCAGCTCGCTGCGCACCGCGACGCCATCTTCCTCAACCCCAAGCTGTTCGCGCGCGTAGAGGCACTGCACGCCGAGCGTGACGAGCTGGGCCTGGACCCCGAGTCACTGCGCCTCCTGGAGCGCTACTACATCGACTTCGTGCGCGCCGGCGCCCGCCTCTCCGAGGAGGACAAGGACAAGCTGCGCGCGATCAACGCCGAACTCGCCTCGCTGGGCACGACCTTCGCCCAGAACGTGCTGCGCGAGACCCTGGACTCGGCCGTCATCGTGGACACCGCCGCGGAGCTGGACGGCTTCTCCGACGCGCAGATCCGCGCCGCCGCCGCCGCTGCGACTGCCCGCGGCCACGAGGGCAAGTACCTCATCTCGCTGCAGAACACCTCCGGCCAGCCGCCCCTCGCGCTGCTCACCAACCGCGCGCTGCGCCAGCGTATCCACGAGGCCTCGGTGAACCGCGGCGCGCGTGACAACGAGCACGATAATCGCCCGGTCGTGGCGCGCGTGGCCGCGCTGCGCGCGGAGCACGCCGCACTGCTCGGCTACGACAGCCACGCAGCCTACGTGCTGGAAAACGCCACCGCCGGCACGCCGGCGGCGGTCAACGCGATGCTCGCCGGCCTGGCCCCGGCCGCGGTCGCCAACGCCCGCAAGGAAGCAGCCGACATCCAGGCGCTGATCGACGCCCAGGGCGGCGACTTCCAGCTGCAGGCCTGGGACTGGGACTTCTACGCCGAGCAGGTGAAGCAGGCCCGCTACGACCTCGACCCGGCCGAGCTGCGTGCCTACTTCGAACTCGAGAGCGTGCTCAACAACGGCGTCTTCTATGCCGCCAACAAGGTCTTCGGCCTGACCTTCAAGCCGCGCCCCGACCTGCCGCTGTACCACCCCGACGCGCGCGCCTGGGAAGTGTTCGAGGCCGACGGCAAGCCGCTGGGCATCTTCATCGGCGACTTCTATGCCCGCGACTCCAAGCGGGGCGGCGCCTGGATGAACGCCTACGTGCCGCAGTCGGGCCTGCTGGGCACGATGCCCGTGGTCGCCAACCACCAGAACATCCCCAAGCCGCCCGAGGGCGAGCCCACCCTGATGACCTTCGACGAGGTCACCACGATGTTCCACGAGTTCGGCCACGCCCTGCACGGCCTGTTCTCCAACGTCCGCTACCCGCGCTTCTCCGGCACCAGCGTGCCGCGCGACTTCGTCGAGTTCCCCTCGCAGGTGAACGAGATGTGGGCGGACTGGCCGGAAGTGCTGGCCAACTACGCGCGGCACTACGAGACCGGCGAACTGCTGCCGAAGGAGATGCTGCAGAAGGCGCTGGAAGCGCAACAGTTCAACGAGGGCTACCGCACCACCGAGTACGTGGCGGCCTCGCTGCTCGACCAGGCCTGGCACCAGCGTGCCGCGGGCAAGGTCCCGACCGACACCATAGCGTTTGAAAAGCAGGTGCTGGCCGAGACGGGCATGAACTTCGCGCCGGTGCCGCCGCGCTATCGCAGCACCTACTTCTCTCACATCATGGGCGGCTACTCCGCCGGCTACTACTCCTACATCTGGAGCGAAGTGCTGGATGCCGACGCCGTAGCCTGGTTCAAGGAGAATGGCGGCATGAAGCGCGAGAACGGCGAGCACTTCCGCGCCACCCTGCTGTCCCGTGGCGGCAGCAAGGAAGCGATGGACCTGTATCGTGATTTCGCGGGTCGTGATCCCGAGATTCGCCACCTGCTCGAGCGCCGCGGCCTGACCGCGGGCGAGTGA
- a CDS encoding pitrilysin family protein, which translates to MVTRLNRLLAVLALSLALPLAAGAAPAVDIPYEEFTLDNGLRVIVHTDRKAPIVAVNIWYHVGSKNEPEGRTGFAHLFEHLMFQGSENYNDEYFKPFEQVGATGQNGTTSFDRTNYFQNVPTTALDMALWMESDRMGHFMGAITQERLDEQRGVVKNEKRQRDGQPYGQSWDRLFEAGYPEGHPYSWMPIGSMEDLDAATLDDVKDWFRTWYGPNNAVLVLAGDIDVPTAREKVTRYFGDIPAGPPLTRPEKWIAARTESTRETMQDRVAQARIYRTWNMGNYGSAEADHLALAAQILGGSASSRLQARLVHQEQLVSGVYASAMPLELSGVFMIVATAKDGVDPAQVEAIIDEEVAKFLDQGPTRAELAQAKTRFQAGFIRGVERVGGFGGKSDVLAGCAVYTGDPGCFRASAERIQAASTADVRAAARARLAQGDHTLTILPFAQHAAVSSDVDRSQGVPEVTEFPQVSFPALQRATLQNGIEVVLAERREIPVVQVQLQFDAGYAADVGRKLGTASFAMNMLDQGAGKRDTLELAAAIESEGAFIGAGAGLDTASVSLNALKDRLDPSLALFADVALRPRFDEAEIERVRRQWLAGIAQEKTRPQSVALRLVPPLLYGEGHAYAIPFSGTGTEEAIASLTREDLVGFHRDWMRPDNARFIVVGDITMGEIVPLLEKHFGDWEAPAAPLPQKNIATVARPDRPRVFLVDQPGSPQANIIAAQLVISSADPASLELDIANGVFGGSFTSRINMNLREDKGWSYGVRSSTSGARGQRPWYILAPVEIARTGDSIRELIAELEAFTGERPAEADELEKIRANRIRSLPGRYETASAVLGALSSIEAYGWPDDQVLREQERIQTMTLEQVREAAKTLDVDTLTWVVVGDLEQIEPQVRALDLGEVTVLDADGRPL; encoded by the coding sequence ATGGTTACCAGGCTCAACCGCCTCCTGGCCGTCCTGGCGCTGTCGCTGGCGCTGCCGCTGGCAGCCGGCGCCGCGCCCGCGGTAGACATCCCCTATGAAGAGTTCACCCTCGACAACGGGCTGCGCGTCATCGTGCACACGGACCGCAAGGCGCCGATCGTGGCGGTGAACATCTGGTACCACGTCGGCTCCAAGAACGAGCCCGAGGGTCGCACCGGCTTCGCCCATCTCTTCGAGCACCTCATGTTCCAGGGCTCGGAGAATTACAACGACGAGTACTTCAAGCCTTTCGAGCAGGTCGGCGCCACCGGCCAGAACGGCACCACCAGCTTCGACCGCACCAATTATTTCCAGAACGTGCCCACCACGGCGCTGGACATGGCGTTGTGGATGGAATCGGACCGCATGGGCCATTTCATGGGCGCGATCACGCAGGAACGACTGGACGAGCAGCGCGGCGTGGTGAAGAACGAGAAGCGCCAGCGCGACGGCCAGCCCTACGGCCAGTCCTGGGACCGGCTGTTCGAGGCCGGCTATCCCGAGGGTCACCCCTATTCATGGATGCCCATCGGCTCCATGGAGGACCTCGACGCCGCCACCCTGGACGACGTCAAGGACTGGTTCAGGACCTGGTACGGCCCGAACAACGCGGTGCTGGTGCTGGCCGGCGACATCGACGTGCCGACGGCGCGCGAGAAGGTCACGCGTTACTTCGGCGACATCCCGGCCGGCCCTCCGCTGACACGTCCCGAGAAGTGGATCGCCGCGCGCACCGAGTCCACGCGCGAGACCATGCAGGACCGCGTCGCCCAGGCGCGTATCTACCGCACCTGGAACATGGGCAACTACGGCAGCGCCGAGGCCGATCACCTCGCCCTCGCGGCGCAGATCCTCGGCGGCAGCGCCTCGTCGCGCCTGCAGGCCAGGCTGGTGCACCAGGAACAGCTGGTCTCCGGCGTGTATGCCAGCGCCATGCCGCTGGAGCTGTCCGGCGTATTCATGATCGTGGCCACCGCCAAGGACGGCGTCGACCCTGCGCAGGTCGAGGCCATCATCGACGAGGAAGTGGCGAAGTTCCTCGACCAGGGCCCGACCCGCGCCGAGCTGGCGCAGGCCAAGACCCGCTTCCAGGCGGGCTTCATCCGCGGCGTGGAGCGCGTCGGCGGCTTCGGGGGCAAGTCCGACGTGCTCGCCGGTTGCGCCGTCTACACCGGCGACCCGGGCTGCTTCCGCGCCAGCGCCGAGCGCATCCAGGCGGCGAGCACCGCCGATGTGCGCGCAGCCGCCCGCGCACGTCTCGCCCAGGGCGACCACACCCTGACCATCCTGCCCTTCGCGCAGCACGCCGCCGTGAGCAGCGACGTGGACCGCAGCCAGGGCGTACCCGAGGTCACCGAATTTCCGCAGGTCAGCTTCCCCGCTTTGCAGCGCGCCACGCTGCAGAACGGCATCGAGGTGGTGCTGGCCGAGCGCCGGGAGATTCCGGTGGTACAGGTGCAGCTGCAGTTCGACGCCGGCTACGCCGCCGACGTGGGGCGCAAGCTGGGCACTGCCAGCTTCGCAATGAACATGCTCGACCAGGGCGCGGGCAAGCGTGACACCCTGGAGCTGGCGGCGGCCATCGAGTCCGAAGGGGCCTTCATCGGCGCGGGCGCCGGACTGGACACCGCCTCGGTGTCGCTGAACGCCCTTAAGGATCGCCTCGATCCCTCGCTGGCGCTGTTTGCCGACGTGGCACTGCGGCCGCGCTTCGACGAGGCCGAAATCGAACGCGTGCGCCGCCAGTGGCTGGCCGGTATCGCCCAGGAGAAGACCCGTCCGCAGAGCGTCGCGCTGCGCCTGGTGCCGCCGCTGCTGTACGGCGAGGGCCACGCCTACGCGATTCCCTTCAGCGGCACAGGCACCGAGGAGGCGATCGCCAGCCTCACGCGGGAAGACCTTGTCGGCTTCCACCGCGACTGGATGCGGCCCGACAACGCGCGTTTCATCGTGGTGGGCGACATCACCATGGGCGAAATCGTGCCGCTGCTGGAGAAGCACTTCGGTGACTGGGAGGCGCCCGCCGCCCCGCTGCCGCAGAAGAACATCGCCACCGTGGCACGGCCGGACCGGCCGCGCGTGTTCCTGGTCGACCAGCCGGGCTCGCCCCAGGCCAACATCATCGCCGCGCAGCTGGTGATTTCCTCCGCCGACCCGGCGTCGCTGGAACTCGACATCGCCAACGGCGTCTTCGGCGGCTCCTTCACCTCGCGCATCAACATGAACCTGCGCGAGGACAAGGGCTGGTCCTACGGCGTGCGCAGCTCGACCTCCGGCGCCAGGGGCCAGCGGCCCTGGTACATCCTGGCGCCGGTAGAGATCGCGCGCACCGGCGACTCGATCCGCGAACTGATCGCCGAGCTGGAGGCCTTCACCGGCGAGCGCCCGGCCGAGGCCGACGAGCTGGAGAAGATCCGTGCCAACCGCATCCGCAGCCTGCCCGGGCGGTACGAGACCGCCTCAGCGGTGCTCGGCGCCCTTAGCAGCATCGAAGCCTACGGCTGGCCCGACGACCAGGTCCTGCGCGAGCAGGAGCGCATCCAGACCATGACGCTGGAGCAGGTGCGCGAGGCGGCGAAGACACTGGACGTGGACACGCTCACCTGGGTGGTGGTCGGCGACCTGGAGCAGATCGAGCCACAGGTGCGGGCGCTGGACCTCGGCGAGGTCACCGTGCTGGATGCCGACGGGCGTCCCCTTTAA
- a CDS encoding class I SAM-dependent methyltransferase: MPTGVPFNGDVCLLCGGVAAPWFADGSRDYLRCGHCGFVHVPAAQRLPLEAERAYYLTHRNAVDDPGYRTWLSHLATPLLERLQPPASGLDFGCGPEPALAAMLAEAGFSVSLYDPQFAPDASVFSREWDFITATEVLEHLHQPATELGRLWSLLRPGGWLAVMTRRVPALAEFAHWHYRRDPTHIGFFAEQSFAWLAARWQAELELLGDDVALLRKPLAG, translated from the coding sequence ATGCCGACGGGCGTCCCCTTTAACGGCGACGTCTGCCTGCTGTGCGGCGGCGTCGCCGCGCCGTGGTTCGCTGACGGCAGCAGGGACTATCTGCGCTGCGGGCACTGTGGCTTCGTCCACGTGCCCGCGGCGCAGCGACTTCCCCTCGAGGCCGAGCGCGCCTACTACCTCACGCACCGGAACGCCGTGGACGATCCCGGTTACCGCACCTGGCTCTCCCATCTCGCGACCCCCCTGCTGGAACGGCTGCAGCCGCCGGCGTCGGGCCTCGACTTCGGCTGCGGCCCCGAGCCCGCGCTGGCGGCGATGCTGGCCGAGGCCGGTTTCTCGGTGTCCCTGTACGACCCGCAGTTCGCGCCGGATGCGAGCGTGTTCTCGCGCGAGTGGGATTTCATCACCGCCACCGAGGTGCTGGAGCATCTGCACCAGCCGGCGACGGAACTCGGGCGCCTGTGGAGCCTGCTGCGCCCGGGCGGCTGGCTCGCCGTCATGACCCGGCGGGTGCCCGCGCTGGCCGAGTTCGCGCACTGGCATTACCGCCGCGACCCCACGCACATCGGGTTCTTTGCTGAGCAAAGCTTCGCCTGGCTGGCGGCGCGCTGGCAGGCCGAGCTGGAGTTGCTCGGCGACGACGTGGCGCTGCTGCGCAAGCCCCTGGCCGGGTGA